A genomic segment from Lates calcarifer isolate ASB-BC8 linkage group LG13, TLL_Latcal_v3, whole genome shotgun sequence encodes:
- the LOC108881646 gene encoding natterin-3 — translation MKLSVLLLSALLALSSASLQDIVKKSSQLRKISLLNPELEDLVPEPTGSNVVSAPLTPADLEQQQDLPSSYMFADNVNLEWLTWDGSLPNGAVSIYNGYTERTDYVCKYKCEAGFYNPSLGPYCRYPYGDREYYAPEFEILANKDNFEFLEWKEGSYGSVPQHSVRTCPGVGIYVGKNKYGLGKVVPQFEAFFLPWEGDEYWYKSYQVLTINRDAYTQHISDVKYAIDEVAIFQYPPETMRISGVTNNECQTIVKTVTISKVTEVETTWNIGRATMLGITGSITAKIPLIGSGGIELSGEKTLQFSRGTTMVESLSHSVSVELTVPPNHSCRLRMEGRKIKADIPYTARLSRTYRNGETQWTSIAGTYDGVQIGEVRAVVDRCEPVADAKPCP, via the exons ATGAAGCtgtcagtgttgctgctgtcGGCCCTGTTGGCCCTGTCTTCAGCCAGTCTGCAGGACATCGTGAAGAAGAGCTCACAGCTcagaaaaa TTTCTTTACTGAACCCAGAGCTGGAGGACCTGGTGCCTGAACCAACTGGTAGCAATGTGGTGTCAGCTCCTCTGACTCCTGCTgacctggagcagcagcaggatctACCTTCATCCTACATGTTCGCTGATAACGTAAACCTGGAGTGGCTAACCTGGGACGGCTCTCTGCCCAACGGAGCCGTTTCCATCTACAACGGCTACACTGAGCGCACTGACTATGTCTGCAAATACAAGTGTGAGGCTGGTTTTTACAACCCCAGCCTGGGCCCTTACTGCCGCTACCCCTACGGAGACCGCGAGTACTACGCCCCTGAGTTTGAGATCCTGGCCAACAAAGACAACTTTGAGTTCCTGGAGTGGAAGGAAGGTTCCTATGGTTCAGTGCCACAACATTCAGTCAGGACCTGTCCAGGTGTTGGCATCTATGTTGGGAAGAACAAGTACGGTCTCGGGAAGGTTGTTCCTCAGTTTGAGGCCTTCTTCCTGCCTTGGGAGGGCGATGAGTATTGGTACAAGAGCTATCAGGTCCTGACCATCAACAGGGACGCCTACACTCAGCACATCTCTGATGTCAAGTACGCCATTGATGAGGTCGCCATCTTCCAGTATCCTCCTGAGACCATGCGTATCTCCGGGGTCACCAACAACGAGTGCCAGACCATTGTGAAGACAGTCACCATCTCGAAGGTCACAGAGGTGGAGACTACATGGAACATCGGCCGAGCCACCATGCTGGGTATCACAGGCAGCATCACAGCCAAAATCCCCCTCATTGGGTCTGGTGGCATCGAGCTCAGTGGTGAGAAGACGCTGCAGTTCTCCAGAGGAACCACCATGGTGGAGTCGCTCAGCCACTCTGTGTCCGTGGAACTCACAGTCCCACCAAACCATTCTTGCAGACTCCGAATGGAGGGACGCAAAATCAAAGCTGACATCCCCTACACAGCTCGTCTCAGCCGCACCTACCGCAACGGAGAGACCCAGTGGACATCCATCGCTGGGACGTATGATGGAGTCCAGATTGGAGAAGTCCGGGCTGTTGTGGACCGCTGTGAACCTGTGGCTGACGCCAAGCCTTGCCCCTGA
- the LOC108881644 gene encoding natterin-3 translates to MRWCVAVVLAVLQLCSPALQSDPLLYVSQLQDGQEKLSKPWLNPTLEDVVPSREVINPPKIREIPETETTSHSFPMFAEHVNLKWVTWNGSLPNGAVAIFNGYTERTDYVCKVNCEAGFYTPSKGSFCQYPYADKEYASSKFEVLVNVDHFEFLEWVEDSYGSVPQYAIKTCPNSDIYVGKNKYGLGKVVTQHEAFFLPWEGDEYWYKRYQVLAINRDSYSQHISHVEYGIDQMELFHHPPEALKLTKVTNLECRNVQKTVHLEKTSTMEKTWDIGRETRNGSISTMKAKVPILGPGTVDFTKEYTVTFSEGTTTVESVSHSVSVELLVPPNHSCTVRMDGRKMTADIPFTGRLSRTNHNGDTHWTYITGTYDGVNVGEINAVVERCQPVPDAVPCSPAQA, encoded by the exons ATGAGGTGGTGTGTCGCTGTTGTCCTGgcagtgctgcagctctgcagcccAGCACTGCAGTCTGACCCACTGCTCTACGTCTCTCAGCTGCAGGACGGCCAAGAAAAACTCAGCA AGCCATGGCTTAACCCCACACTGGAAGATGTTGTCCCTTCCAGAGAGGTCATCAACCCTCCCAAAATTAGAGAGATCCCAGAAACTGAGACGACCTCACACTCCTTCCCCATGTTTGCTGAACACGTCAACCTCAAGTGGGTCACGTGGAATGGTTCCCTCCCAAATGGTGCTGTCGCCATCTTCAACGGCTACACTGAACGCACCGACTATGTCTGCAAAGTCAACTGCGAGGCTGGTTTCTACACTCCCAGCAAAGGAAGCTTCTGCCAGTACCCCTACGCTGACAAAGAGTATGCATCCTCCAAGTTTGAAGTGCTGGTCAATGTGGATCACTTTGAGTTCCTGGAGTGGGTTGAAGATTCGTACGGGTCCGTCCCCCAGTATGCCATCAAAACCTGCCCCAACTCTGACATCTATGTGGGGAAAAACAAGTATGGTCTTGGCAAAGTGGTGACCCAACACGAAGCCTTCTTCCTCCCCTGGGAAGGTGATGAGTATTGGTACAAGAGATACCAGGTCCTGGCTATCAACAGAGACAGCTACAGCCAGCACATCTCTCATGTGGAGTATGGCATTGATCAGATGGAGCTGTTCCACCATCCTCCAGAGGCCCTGAAGCTCACAAAGGTCACCAACCTGGAGTGTAGAAATGTGCAGAAGACTGTGCACCTGGAGAAGACCAGCACGATGGAGAAGACCTGGGACATCGGCAGGGAGACCCGCAATGGCTCCATCTCCACCATGAAGGCAAAAGTACCCATCCTCGGCCCGGGGACTGTGGACTTCACCAAGGAGTACACAGTGACCTTCTCAGAGGGGACCACCACGGTGGAGTCTGTCagtcactctgtctctgtggagctgctggTCCCGCCCAACCACTCCTGCACCGTGAGGATGGATGGCAGGAAGATGACGGCCGACATCCCCTTCACTGGCAGACTGAGCAGGACCAACCACAACGGAGACACCCACTGGACGTACATCACAGGCACCTATGACGGCGTGAACGTCGGCGAGATCAACGCTGTAGTGGAGAGATGTCAGCCGGTGCCTGACGCTGTTCCCTGCTCCCCAGCTCAAGCTTGA
- the LOC108881648 gene encoding natterin-3: protein MKLSLLLVFALLALSSASPLDTGNTEDRNVSLLNFDVGSSPEITTNRLITALPLLSVAKLREKRQVQTSSFVSDGGSNLQWVTWDNSLPNYTVSIYNDYVDRIDYICKHKCEAGFYTPSEGPYCHYANKTKTYRGSPFEILVNKDNFEILEWKDDSYGSVPNDSVRTCPGIHMYVGKNKYGLGKVSTKEKVFYLPWEGSEYWYKSYQVLTTNENIISQKIYDVKYNTDKSKIFQYPPEVIRETTISNYESRPVVRHYSLSNIYQVQKRWDGGFSVKGGVKTTITGGIPKILSGGVEISVEVTVQFSWGHTVVETITDTVTLDLTAPPNHHCVVKMLQYKYKADVPFTAHLSRTYSNREVHTTLITGTYDSIQVGEVRAVVDRYCALSQDQFSTNLQWQTWYGFLPSGAISIHNDYTSRYDYVCKYGCEPGFYNPSLGPHCRYVLSGKEHLGSLFDILYGHKAFFLPWEGKEY, encoded by the exons ATGAagctgtcactgttgttggtgtttgCTCTGCTGGCTCTGTCCTCAGCCAGTCCTCTGGACACTGGgaacacagaggacagaaatg TTTCTTTGCTGAACTTCGATGTAGGGAGCAGTCCTGAAATCACCACTAACAGATTGATCACAGCTCTACCTCTTCTCAGTGTTGCAAAGTTAAGGGAGAAGAGGCAGGTTCAGACTTCCTCCTTTGTGTCTGATGGTGGCTCTAACCTGCAGTGGGTGACCTGGGACAACTCTCTCCCAAACTACACTGTTTCAATTTACAATGACTATGTTGATCGCATTGACTATATCTGCAAACACAAATGTGAGGCTGGGTTTTATACCCCCAGTGAAGGTCCTTATTGTCActatgcaaacaaaacaaaaacctatcGTGGTTCCCCTTTTGAGATCCTGGTGAACAAAGACAACTTTGAGATCCTGGAGTGGAAGGACGATTCATATGGTTCAGTGCCTAATGATTCAGTCAGGACCTGCCCAGGGATACACATGTACGTTGGAAAGAACAAATACGGACTTGGGAAGGTGTCTACTAAAGAGAAAGTCTTCTACCTGCCGTGGGAGGGTTCTGAATATTGGTACAAGTCCTATCAGGTCCTGACTACTAATGAGAATATAATCAGCCAGAAGATCTATGATGTTAAGTACAACACTGACAAGTCTAAAATCTTCCAGTATCCTCCAGAGGTCATACGTGAAACAACCATCAGCAACTATGAAAGCAGACCAGTGGTGAGACATTACTCCCTCTCAAACATATATCAGGTACAGAAAAGGTGGGACGGTGGCTTTTCTGTCAAAGGTGGTGTTAAAACAACCATCACTGGGGGTATCCCCAAAATCCTCTCAGGAGGTGTTGAGATCTCTGTCGAGGTGACGGTTCAGTTCTCCTGGGGACACACAGTGGTAGAGACCATCACTGATACTGTCACTCTGGACCTCACTGCCCCACCAAACCACCACTGTGTGGTTAAAATGTTGCAGTATAAGTACAAAGCTGACGTCCCATTCACAGCACACCTCAGCCGCACCTACAGTAACAGAGAGGTCCACACAACGCTCATCACTGGGACATATGACAGCATTCAGGTTGGAGAAGTCCGGGCCGTGGTGGACAGAT acTGTGCCCTGAGCCAGGATCAGTTCAGCACCAACCTTCAGTGGCAGACCTGGTATGGCTTTCTCCCCAGTGGAGCCATTTCAATTCACAATGACTACACTAGTCGCTATGACTATGTGTGCAAATATGGGTGTGAGCCCGGCTTCTATAACCCCAGCCTGGGGCCTCACTGTCGCTATGTCTTATCAGGAAAAGAGCATCTTGGTTCTCTGTTTGATATCCTG TATGGACATAAGGCCTTCTTCCTTCCCTGGGAAGGTAAAGAGTATTGA
- the LOC108881647 gene encoding natterin-3: MMKLQVLILLAWLALLSARPGDCENSTEPEIENKLSQSTSFTFDQTNLKWETFGDFLPSGAISVYNGYAGRIDYVCKYGCEAGFYNPTMGPKCHYPYLEKEYLGSPFEILVNKDNFEFMEWKEGSYGSVPQNSVQTCSDKDKYVGKNKYGLGKVQVMHEAFFLPWEGKEYWYKTYEVLTFNKDIYSEHISDVKYNTDGVEILEYPPESMSKSAISNHECQSVTKTVTLSEATQVVQKWETSFSITLGVRSSITAQIPLIGSTGIEFSAETTVQFTKGTTHIESTTHSVSVEQVVPPNHSCSISMVAYKYKAVIPYTARLSRTYSNQETTWTSISGTYDSVQIREVRAVVDRCESIPDAQPCAQRSKPTAATGGVWHEI; the protein is encoded by the exons atg ATGAAGCTGCAGGTCTTGATCCTGTTGGCCTGGCTTGCTCTGCTCTCAGCACGGCCTGGTGACTGTGAGAACAGCACTGAACCAG AGATTGAGAACAAGCTGAGTCAATCTACCTCTTTCACATTTGATCAAACCAACCTAAAATGGGAGACCTTTGGTGACTTTCTCCCCAGCGGAGCAATTTCAGTCTACAACGGATACGCTGGACGCATTGACTATGTTTGCAAATATGGGTGTGAGGCTGGCTTCTACAACCCCACCATGGGTCCTAAGTGCCACTACCCATATTTAGAGAAAGAGTATCTTGGCTCGCCATTTGAGATCCTGGTGAACAAAGACAATTTTGAGTTTATGGAATGGAAGGAAGGCTCCTATGGTTCAGTGCCTCAGAATTCAGTCCAGACCTGCTCCGACAAAGACAAATATGTTGGGAAGAACAAGTATGGTCTTGGGAAAGTTCAAGTTATGCATGAGGCGTTTTTCCTTCCCTGGGAAGGCAAAGAGTATTGGTACAAGACTTATGAAGTCCTGACATTTAATAAAGACATATACAGTGAGCACATTTCTGATGTCAAGTACAATACTGATGGGGTTGAAATCCTTGAGTATCCTCCAGAGAGCATGAGCAAGTCTGCCATTTCCAACCATGAGTGCCAGTCGGTGACAAAGACAGTTACCCTCTCAGAGGCAACACAAGTTGTGCAAAAGTGGGAAACTAGTTTTTCCATCACACTGGGAGTCAGGAGTAGCATCACTGCCCAAATCCCATTAATTGGCTCCACAGGTATTGAGTTTAGTGCTGAGACAACCGTTCAGTTCACCAAGGGGACCACTCATATCGAGTCAACCACCCACTCTGTTTCTGTAGAGCAAGTTGTCCCACCAAACCACTCCTGCAGTATCAGTATGGTGGCATATAAGTACAAGGCAGTCATCCCTTACACAGCACGCCTCAGCCGCACCTACAGCAATCAAGAGACCACATGGACTTCCATCTCTGGGACATATGACAGCGTCCAAATTAGAGAAGTCCGGGCTGTTGTCGATCGCTGTGAATCTATACCTGATGCCCAGCCTTGTGCTCAGAGGAGTAAGCCAACAGCAGCCACAGGAGGAGTTTGGCATGAAATTTAA
- the ptrh1 gene encoding probable peptidyl-tRNA hydrolase isoform X3 yields MRRLLTRVINRVLVSSPFTPAMGIEAEIHTHGRRKLVVGLGNPGMEGTRHSIGMAVLGALAARLGVADRWRGDKHVSGEVIVSEVQHTHVVLLRPRLLMNINGVSVAKAAGKYSIKPEDILLVHDELDKPLGKIAVKHGGSARGHNGVRSCVDCLQTDVMPRLRVGIGRPAGKTSVERHVLGRFSSEEQKVLDSVLVQSVDVLLSQLSQQQDPQSPSSPAEGRRAAQKREERERSASPAEDAAAAQS; encoded by the exons ATGCGACGACTTTTAACGAGAGTAATAAATCGAGTTCTGGTGAGTTCGCCGTTCACACCTGCGATGGGCATTGaagcagaaatacacacacacggccGCCGAAAGCTG gtggtgGGGCTGGGTAACCCGGGGATGGAGGGTACCAGACACAGCATCGGCATGGCGGTGCTGGGAGCGCTCGCCGCCCGGCTCGGCGTGGCTGACCGTTGGCGCGGCGACAAGCACGTGTCCGGTGAGGTCATCGTGTCAGaggtccaacacacacatgtggTGCTGCTCCGTCCCAGGCTGCTGATGAACATCAACGGGGTGTCAGTGGCCAAAGCAG ctggTAAATACAGCATCAAGCCTGAAGACATCCTGCTGGTCCACGATGAACTGGACAAACCTCTGGGGAAGATCGCCGTCAAACATGGAGGAAGTGCCAG AGGTCATAATGGAGTCCGCTCCTGTGTAGACTGTCTCCAGACTGAT GTGATGCCCAGACTTCGGGTTGGGATTGGCCGGCCGGCGGGGAAAACGTCGGTGGAGCGCCACGTCCTGGGCCGATTCTCCTCAGAGGAACAGAAGGTTCTAGACTCTGTTCTGGTCCAGAGTGTGGACGTCCTCCTCTCCCAGCTCTCCCAGCAACAGGACCCTCAGTCCCCCTCctcaccagcagagggcagacGAGCAGcacagaagagagaagagagggagcgCTCAGCCTCTCCAGCTGaggacgctgctgctgctcagagctGA
- the ptrh1 gene encoding probable peptidyl-tRNA hydrolase isoform X1 yields MKGVTVLSKFCRCLSRFFKKLLNFVTMRRLLTRVINRVLVSSPFTPAMGIEAEIHTHGRRKLVVGLGNPGMEGTRHSIGMAVLGALAARLGVADRWRGDKHVSGEVIVSEVQHTHVVLLRPRLLMNINGVSVAKAAGKYSIKPEDILLVHDELDKPLGKIAVKHGGSARGHNGVRSCVDCLQTDVMPRLRVGIGRPAGKTSVERHVLGRFSSEEQKVLDSVLVQSVDVLLSQLSQQQDPQSPSSPAEGRRAAQKREERERSASPAEDAAAAQS; encoded by the exons ATGAAAGGAGTCACAGTTTTAAGTAAGTTTTGTCGTTGTTTGTCACGCTTTTTCAAGAAGCTGCTGAACTTTGTCACAATGCGACGACTTTTAACGAGAGTAATAAATCGAGTTCTGGTGAGTTCGCCGTTCACACCTGCGATGGGCATTGaagcagaaatacacacacacggccGCCGAAAGCTG gtggtgGGGCTGGGTAACCCGGGGATGGAGGGTACCAGACACAGCATCGGCATGGCGGTGCTGGGAGCGCTCGCCGCCCGGCTCGGCGTGGCTGACCGTTGGCGCGGCGACAAGCACGTGTCCGGTGAGGTCATCGTGTCAGaggtccaacacacacatgtggTGCTGCTCCGTCCCAGGCTGCTGATGAACATCAACGGGGTGTCAGTGGCCAAAGCAG ctggTAAATACAGCATCAAGCCTGAAGACATCCTGCTGGTCCACGATGAACTGGACAAACCTCTGGGGAAGATCGCCGTCAAACATGGAGGAAGTGCCAG AGGTCATAATGGAGTCCGCTCCTGTGTAGACTGTCTCCAGACTGAT GTGATGCCCAGACTTCGGGTTGGGATTGGCCGGCCGGCGGGGAAAACGTCGGTGGAGCGCCACGTCCTGGGCCGATTCTCCTCAGAGGAACAGAAGGTTCTAGACTCTGTTCTGGTCCAGAGTGTGGACGTCCTCCTCTCCCAGCTCTCCCAGCAACAGGACCCTCAGTCCCCCTCctcaccagcagagggcagacGAGCAGcacagaagagagaagagagggagcgCTCAGCCTCTCCAGCTGaggacgctgctgctgctcagagctGA
- the ptrh1 gene encoding probable peptidyl-tRNA hydrolase isoform X2, which translates to MKGVTVLSKFCRCLSRFFKKLLNFVTMRRLLTRVINRVLVSSPFTPAMGIEAEIHTHGRRKLVVGLGNPGMEGTRHSIGMAVLGALAARLGVADRWRGDKHVSGEVIVSEVQHTHVVLLRPRLLMNINGVSVAKAAGKYSIKPEDILLVHDELDKPLGKIAVKHGGSARGHNGVRSCVDCLQTDDHLLSSPAGDAQTSGWDWPAGGENVGGAPRPGPILLRGTEGSRLCSGPECGRPPLPALPATGPSVPLLTSRGQTSSTEERREGALSLSS; encoded by the exons ATGAAAGGAGTCACAGTTTTAAGTAAGTTTTGTCGTTGTTTGTCACGCTTTTTCAAGAAGCTGCTGAACTTTGTCACAATGCGACGACTTTTAACGAGAGTAATAAATCGAGTTCTGGTGAGTTCGCCGTTCACACCTGCGATGGGCATTGaagcagaaatacacacacacggccGCCGAAAGCTG gtggtgGGGCTGGGTAACCCGGGGATGGAGGGTACCAGACACAGCATCGGCATGGCGGTGCTGGGAGCGCTCGCCGCCCGGCTCGGCGTGGCTGACCGTTGGCGCGGCGACAAGCACGTGTCCGGTGAGGTCATCGTGTCAGaggtccaacacacacatgtggTGCTGCTCCGTCCCAGGCTGCTGATGAACATCAACGGGGTGTCAGTGGCCAAAGCAG ctggTAAATACAGCATCAAGCCTGAAGACATCCTGCTGGTCCACGATGAACTGGACAAACCTCTGGGGAAGATCGCCGTCAAACATGGAGGAAGTGCCAG AGGTCATAATGGAGTCCGCTCCTGTGTAGACTGTCTCCAGACTGAT GATcacctcctgtcctctcctgcagGTGATGCCCAGACTTCGGGTTGGGATTGGCCGGCCGGCGGGGAAAACGTCGGTGGAGCGCCACGTCCTGGGCCGATTCTCCTCAGAGGAACAGAAGGTTCTAGACTCTGTTCTGGTCCAGAGTGTGGACGTCCTCCTCTCCCAGCTCTCCCAGCAACAGGACCCTCAGTCCCCCTCctcaccagcagagggcagacGAGCAGcacagaagagagaagagagggagcgCTCAGCCTCTCCAGCTGa